The Toxorhynchites rutilus septentrionalis strain SRP chromosome 3, ASM2978413v1, whole genome shotgun sequence genome includes a region encoding these proteins:
- the LOC129778042 gene encoding probable cytochrome P450 6a13: MMMLEPLDAIITVVMIGLAVYLYLSKLYSHWADRDVPYLKPDFIYGNSRTMGRTEQSAVMLQRFYNELKGLNPFGGIFIFTKPVALVTDLELLKCIFVKDFENFHDRGTYFNEKDDPLSANMFNLAGSRWKELRHKLSPTFTSGKMKMMFPTIVAAGKQLNEFLGELVEHEQEIEMKDLFARYTTDVIGTCAFGIECNSLTDPNNSFREMGRKIFSTPTGRVKRFMMASVPKIAKMLGVKAFDPQVTKFFAGVVRETIDYRLKNNVKRNDFMDLLMQMRSPDEQNSGEGLLSFNEIAAQAFLFFLAGFETSSTLLTWTLYELALNQAVQEMGREHVVSVLANNNGEMTYESVLSMKYLDQILNEALRKYPPVPIHFRVTSKDYQVPNSKSTLEAGTRIFIPVYGIHHDPNVFPDPERFDPERYTPEQEAKRHPYAWTPFGEGPRICVGLRFGIMQARIGLAYMLKNFRFSIGDKCEVPLQFDVKSFILAPKGGLWLRVDKI, from the exons atgatgatgttggagCCGTTGGACGCGATCATCACCGTGGTGATGATCGGTTTGGCCGTCTATCTGTATTTGAGCAAGCTGTACTCGCACTGGGCAGACAGAGATGTACCCTATCTCAAGCCGGATTTCATCTATGGCAACTCCAGAACCATGGGTCGCACGGAGCAGTCCGCCGTTATGTTGCAGCGATTCTACAACGAGCTGAAGGGACTGAATCCGTTCGGAGGAATTTTCATATTCACGAAACCGGTGGCGCTGGTGACGGATTTGGAGCTGCTGAAGTGTATATTTGTGAAGGATTTCGAAAATTTCCATGACCGAGGAACCTATTTCAACGAGAAAGATGATCCACTGTCAGCGAACATGTTCAACCTGGCCGGCAGCAGGTGGAAAGAGCTGAGGCATAAACTTTCGCCAACTTTTACGtcgggtaaaatgaaaatgatgttCCCAACGATTGTGGCCGCAGGGAAGCAGTTGAATGAATTTCTGGGGGAATTGGTTGAGCATGAACAGGAGATTGAAATGAAGGACTTGTTTGCGCGATATACGACGGACGTGATTGGGACTTGTGCCTTCGGGATCGAATGTAACTCTCTGACAGATCCCAACAATTCCTTCCGCGAGATGGGGCGGAAAATCTTCTCGACCCCAACCGGGAGAGTTAAAAGATTCATGATGGCTTCGGTGCCCAAGATTGCCAAGATGCTGGGAGTGAAGGCATTCGATCCGCAGGTTACGAAATTCTTTGCTGGGGTCGTTCGGGAAACTATTGACTATCGGTTGAAGAATAACGTTAAGAGGAACGACTTCATGGATTTGTTGATGCAAATGAGGAGCCCAGACGAACAAAATAGTGGAGAGGGATTGTTGTCATTTAACGAGATTGCCGCTCAAGCGTTTTTGTTCTTCTTGGCTGGTTTCGAAACGAGTTCAACGCTGTTGACGTGGACGTTATACGAGCTTGCGTTGAATCAGGCCGTTCAAGAAATGGGACGAGAGCATGTCGTGAGTGTTTTGGCTAACAATAATGGAGAGATGACATACGAATCTGTATTGAGCATGAAGTATTTGGATCAGATCTTGAATG AGGCTCTCCGAAAGTACCCTCCTGTACCGATTCATTTTCGGGTGACATCTAAAGACTACCAGGTTCCCAACTCCAAATCAACCCTCGAAGCCGGAACTCGCATCTTCATACCGGTGTACGGAATCCATCACGATCCGAATGTGTTCCCCGATCCGGAGAGGTTTGACCCCGAACGGTACACCCCCGAGCAGGAAGCGAAGCGACATCCTTACGCGTGGACACCGTTTGGCGAGGGACCGAGGATTTGCGTAGGACTTCGTTTCGGGATAATGCAAGCTCGCATCGGTCTCGCTTATATGTTGAAAAACTTCAGATTTTCAATTGGGGACAAATGCGAGGTACCTTTGCAGTTTGATGTTAAAAGTTTCATACTCGCTCCCAAAGGTGGATTGTGGTTGAGAGTAGATAAAATTTAA
- the LOC129778041 gene encoding cytochrome P450 6a2-like encodes MALVALVWIVGILLLASFLWVKKRFNFWKDRGVEFIEPEFPFGNFKTLGKVEHIAPITRRHYDYFKRKAVPFGGVFMLTSPLLYILDVKLIKTILVKDFNYFPNRGVYFNEKDDPLSAHMFAIEGQKWKALRNKLSPTFTSGRIKMTFPLVVDVCRHFCDHVSEVVLKENEVEMHDLLSRYTIDVIGTCAFGIECNSFRDPDNEFRRYGKIAFDKLPHSPLVVYLMKAFRSYANALGMKQLHDDVSSFFTKVVKDTIEYRETNNVVRNDFMDLLLKLKNTGRLEESGEEIGKLSFEEIAAQAFIFFTAGYDTSSTAMTYTVYELALNQEVQEKARECVLKTFEANNGSLTYESVANMGYLDQCINETLRKHPPVAILERNADKDYRIPDSDLIIKKGRKIMIPTFAMHYDEDYFPNAELYDPDRFSPEEVAKRDPYCYLPFGEGPRVCIGMRFGTIQARVGLANLLKRFRFSVCERTQIPVQYSRTNFILGPANGVWLKVDRL; translated from the exons ATGGCTCTCGTAGCACTCGTGTGGATCGTTGGCATACTTCTGCTGGCATCATTCCTGTGGGTCAAAAAACGATTCAACTTTTGGAAGGATCGTGGAGTGGAGTTTATTGAGCCCGAGTTCCCGTTTGGGAATTTTAAGACCTTGGGTAAGGTGGAACACATTGCACCGATTACGAGACGGCACTACGATTATTTCAAGCGCAAGGCCGTTCCCTTTGGCGGAGTGTTTATGTTGACATCGCCACTGCTGTACATCTTGGATGTGAAACTGATCAAAACCATCCTCGTTAAGGATTTTAACTACTTCCCCAATCGGGGTGTGTACTTCAACGAGAAGGATGACCCATTATCGGCCCATATGTTCGCGATCGAAGGACAAAAGTGGAAAGCGCTGCGGAATAAATTATCGCCCACCTTTACGAGTGGTAGAATCAAGATGACCTTTCCGTTGGTGGTGGATGTCTGCCGGCACTTTTGCGATCATGTGAGTGAGGTCGTGCTGAAGGAGAATGAAGTGGAGATGCATGATTTGCTGTCGCGATACACGATCGATGTGATTGGAACATGTGCGTTCGGAATTGAGTGCAACAGTTTTCGTGACCCAGACAATGAGTTCCGCCGGTACGGAAAAATTGCGTTTGATAAACTGCCTCACTCTCCGCtggtggtttatttgatgaAGGCTTTTCGAAGCTATGCCAACGCGCTAGGTATGAAGCAACTTCACGATGATGTTTCCTCGTTCTTCACGAAGGTCGTGAAAGATACAATCGAATATCGGGAGACGAACAATGTTGTGAGGAATGATTTCATGGATCTTCTGTTGAAGTTGAAAAACACCGGTCGCTTGGAAGAATCGGGGGAAGAAAttggcaaactttcattcgaagaGATAGCGGCTCAAgcgtttattttcttcaccgCCGGTTACGACACTTCTTCAACCGCCATGACTTATACCGTTTATGAGCTGGCGCTCAACCAAGAAGTGCAGGAAAAAGCCCGTGAATGcgttttgaaaacttttgaaGCGAACAATGGCAGCCTCACCTACGAATCCGTCGCAAACATGGGTTATCTCGATCAGTGCATAAATG AAACACTCCGCAAGCATCCCCCCGTTGCTATTTTGGAACGGAACGCCGATAAGGATTACCGAATACCGGACAGTGATTTGATAATCAAGAAGGGGCGCAAAATTATGATTCCCACTTTCGCTATGCACTACGACGAAGACTATTTCCCGAACGCTGAATTGTACGATCCGGATCGATTTTCGCCGGAAGAGGTAGCAAAGCGGGATCCATACTGTTATTTGCCGTTTGGGGAAGGACCACGGGTGTGTATTGGAATGCGTTTCGGCACGATTCAGGCCCGCGTCGGATTGGCAAATCTGTTGAAGAGGTTCCGATTTTCGGTTTGCGAGAGAACGCAAATCCCGGTGCAGTACTCGAGAACGAACTTTATTCTCGGTCCAGCTAACGGGGTGTGGCTGAAGGTGGATAGATTATAA
- the LOC129778753 gene encoding probable cytochrome P450 6a13: MLLYLAIIALTLAVLWIRRRYSYWKDRRVAYVPPTFPAGNLRGMGRKEHLSAMMERCYRKLKGSGPFGGIFFFTNPVAIALELDFVKNVLVKDFQFFHDRSVYHNEEDDPLSGNLFAMEGAKWKNLRAKLTPTFTSGKMKMMFPTIIAVAEEFEKLLTQEIARGSEIEMKEILARFTTDVIGSCAFGLECNSLHDPDAQFRKMGKKAFDAGFFRFFKIIAAQQFRTVARALHVTTTDPTVSNFFTGAVKDTVEYREKHKIERNDFMNLLIKLKNMETLDEDDANNMGALTLEEISAQAFVFFLAGFETSSTAMSYCLYELAVNQELQEKARKDVLESLKKYGSMTYDAVQDMHYVDNCISESLRKYPPVSNLTRSVSKAYQVPNTNCVLEKGLTVIVPVYGLHHDPEYYPDPEKYDPDRFSPEEVAKRNPYCYIPFGEGPRICIGMRFGLMQARVGMAYMLKNFRFTLSSKTPVPLKISSNSLVLTSEGGLWLRVERL; encoded by the exons ATGTTACTATATCTAGCAATAATAGCACTAACTCTTGCTGTACTCTGGATTCGGAGACGGTATTCCTACTGGAAGGATCGGAGGGTGGCATACGTGCCACCCACCTTCCCCGCTGGGAATCTTCGTGGGATGGGCCGTAAGGAACACCTTTCGGCCATGATGGAACGCTGCTACCGGAAACTGAAAGGAAGCGGTCCTTTCGGAGGAATTTTCTTCTTCACCAACCCGGTGGCAATCGCTTTGGAACTCGATTTTGTGAAGAATGTGCTAGTGAAGGATTTTCAGTTCTTCCACGATCGATCTGTTTATCATAACGAGGAAGACGATCCACTCTCCGGTAATTTATTTGCGATGGAAGGAGCCAAGTGGAAGAATTTGCGGGCCAAATTAACCCCGACGTTTACATctggtaaaatgaaaatgatgttCCCAACCATTATTGCGGTGGCCGAGGAATTCGAAAAACTTCTTACTCAAGAAATCGCGAGAGGGAGTGAAATTGAAATGAAGGAGATCCTTGCAAGATTTACCACCGACGTGATTGGAAGTTGTGCTTTCGGTCTGGAATGCAATAGTTTACACGACCCGGACGCTCAGTTCAGAAAAATGGGGAAGAAAGCTTTCGACGCTGGATTTTTCaggtttttcaaaattatcgCGGCTCAACAGTTCCGTACAGTTGCTCGTGCTTTACATGTGACCACGACCGACCCTACTGTATCTAATTTCTTCACGGGTGCTGTGAAAGACACTGTTGAATATCGTGAGAAACATAAAATCGAGCGAAATGACTTCATGAACTTGCTTATCAAGCTGAAGAATATGGAGACATTAGATGAGGATGACGCCAATAACATGGGAGCTTTAACACTCGAGGAGATTTCTGCACAGGCATTTGTGTTCTTTCTGGCCGGGTTTGAAACCTCCTCCACGGCAATGTCTTACTGTTTGTACGAGCTTGCAGTCAATCAAGAACTACAAGAAAAGGCACGAAAAGATGTGCTGGAATCgctgaaaaaatacgggtccatGACCTACGATGCAGTGCAAGATATGCATTACGTAGACAACTGTATCAGCG AGTCTCTGCGGAAGTATCCACCAGTATCTAATCTTACACGCAGCGTCTCAAAGGCCTACCAAGTGCCAAACACAAACTGCGTTCTTGAGAAGGGGTTGACTGTGATTGTTCCTGTGTACGGTCTTCATCATGATCCCGAGTATTATCCCGACCCGGAAAAATACGATCCGGACCGATTCTCGCCAGAGGAAGTGGCCAAGCGAAACCCCTACTGTTATATTCCGTTTGGCGAAGGACCACGAATCTGTATCGGAATGCGGTTTGGACTGATGCAGGCCCGTGTCGGGATGGCGTACATGCTGAAAAACTTCCGGTTTACCCTGTCCAGCAAAACGCCGGTTCCATTGAAAATTTCCAGTAACAGTTTAGTTCTTACATCGGAGGGTGGCCTCTGGCTGCGCGTTGAAAGGTTATAA
- the LOC129779018 gene encoding probable cytochrome P450 6a14: MDLAVLPVVVILLLTYLAYRLKTQITFWSDRNVPSTGVSLRQKRDYNVHIARSFQKLYHQFKGQFPIAGIYLYIKPVALAIDLELLKCIFVKDFQYFHDRGTYYNEKDDPLSAHLFNLQGTKWRNLRMKISPTFTSGKMKIMFPTMIAAGKQFGDYMNEKVGKGTELELKDLLARFTTDVIGMCAFGIECNSMKDPNAQFRQMGRRHFELPRNRLKDSVCSIAPRFARLLGLRQNDPELSDFFINVVRETVDYRVKNNVHRNDFMDLLIAMMKGDTSGQDPLTFNEIAAQAFVFFVAGFETSSTTMTWALYELSLDQDVQEKGRKCVQEVLDKHNGEMSYEAMLEMTYIDQILNETLRKYPPVPLHFRAVGKDYQIPDTNTVLPAGTSVMIPVYAIHHDPEIFADPEKFDPERFTEEEIRKRHPYAWTPFGEGPRICIGMRFGMMQARIGLALLLRSFQFTSGEKSTVPLDFTAKSFILSPEQGLWLRVDKL, from the exons ATGGATCTCGCGGTGCTGCCGGTGGTCGTGATTTTATTATTGACATACTTAGCGTATCGCTTGAAGACACAAATTACTTTCTGGTCCGATCGGAATGTGCCTTCCACTGGAGTTTCTCTGAGACAAAAGCGTGATTATAACGTTCATATTGCCCGATCCTTCCAAAAGCTGTACCATCAGTTCAAAGGTCAGTTTCCGATCGCTGGAATCTATTTGTACATCAAGCCGGTCGCGCTGGCCATCGATTTGGAACTGCTGAAGTGTATATTCGTTAAGGATTTCCAGTATTTCCACGATCGGGGCACATACTACAATGAGAAGGACGATCCTCTGTCTGCGCATCTGTTTAATTTGCAGGGCACGAAATGGCGTAATTTGAGGATGAAAATTTCTCCAACGTTCACCTCGGGAAAGATGAAAATTATGTTCCCGACCATGATCGCAGCGGGGAAACAATTCGGCGATTACATGAATGAAAAAGTTGGAAAGGGAACGGAGCTCGAACTGAAGGATCTGCTTGCACGGTTCACCACCGATGTGATTGGAATGTGTGCCTTCGGAATCGAGTGCAACTCGATGAAGGATCCTAATGCACAGTTTCGCCAGATGGGGAGAAGGCACTTCGAATTACCGAGAAACCGGCTGAAGGATTCGGTTTGTTCGATTGCCCCACGATTTGCACGCTTACTCGGACTGAGACAAAATGATCCGGAACTgtccgattttttcatcaatgtggTTCGGGAAACTGTTGATTATCGTGTTAAGAACAATGTGCACAGGAACGACTTTATGGATTTACTGATTGCTATGATGAAAGGTGACACTTCGGGACAGGATCCGTTGACCTTCAATGAAATCGCCGCTCAGGCATTCGTCTTCTTCGTCGCCGGTTTCGAAACATCGTCCACCACGATGACCTGGGCACTGTACGAGCTGTCCCTCGATCAGGATGTCCAGGAGAAGGGGAGAAAATGTGTACAGGAAGTTCTCGATAAGCACAACGGGGAGATGAGCTACGAAGCGATGTTGGAAATGACGTACATTGATCAGATTTTGAATG AAACACTTCGCAAGTATCCACCGGTACCTCTTCATTTCCGTGCAGTAGGAAAGGACTATCAAATACCCGACACCAATACTGTGCTACCAGCTGGCACTAGCGTGATGATTCCTGTCTACGCTATCCATCACGATCCGGAGATATTCGCAGATCCGGAAAAGTTCGATCCAGAGCGATTCACAGAGGAAGAAATACGCAAACGGCACCCATATGCTTGGACACCATTCGGGGAAGGTCCCCGTATCTGTATCGGCATGCGATTTGGGATGATGCAAGCCCGAATAGGGTTGGCATTGTTGCTGCGATCCTTCCAATTCACGAGTGGCGAAAAGTCAACCGTTCCGCTGGACTTCACGGCGAAAAGTTTTATTCTGTCTCCCGAACAGGGATTGTGGTTGAGGGTTGATAAACTTTGA